A region of Chloroflexaceae bacterium DNA encodes the following proteins:
- the nuoI gene encoding NADH-quinone oxidoreductase subunit NuoI — MLGELFKGLGTTLRYIFKPPVTVQYPEVKRPVRERFRGRHELKRFADGKERCIGCSLCAAACPADAILVVPAENDPENPVSHGERYAAVYEINMLRCIFCGYCEDACPTNAIVLEHQYELSFYDRRASIYTKEMLLVPPDKGHGDPPPILQELRRRPSPPAQIDL; from the coding sequence ATGCTCGGAGAGCTATTCAAAGGTCTTGGCACCACCCTGCGTTATATCTTCAAGCCTCCGGTGACGGTGCAGTACCCGGAGGTCAAGCGACCGGTGCGCGAACGCTTCCGCGGGCGCCACGAACTCAAACGCTTCGCCGACGGCAAGGAGCGCTGCATCGGCTGCTCGCTGTGCGCCGCGGCCTGCCCGGCCGACGCCATCCTGGTTGTACCCGCCGAAAACGACCCGGAGAACCCCGTCTCGCACGGGGAACGCTACGCGGCGGTCTACGAGATCAACATGCTGCGCTGCATCTTCTGCGGCTACTGCGAAGACGCCTGTCCCACCAACGCGATTGTGCTGGAGCACCAGTACGAACTGTCATTTTACGACCGGCGCGCCTCGATCTATACCAAGGAGATGTTGCTGGTGCCGCCCGACAAGGGTCACGGCGATCCGCCGCCCATCTTGCAGGAATTGCGACGCCGGCCCAGCCCGCCAGCGCAGATCGATCTGTAG
- a CDS encoding NADH-quinone oxidoreductase subunit J gives MDFVLFFITAAVALIGAIAMLVARNAVHSALFLLLNFAAIAVLFLLLQSPFLFAIQLTVYAGAIMVLFLFVVMLLGAERVEDTPDRIAWQRPLALALGVALVAVAVVSVLRGARAAPPGGEAAAAFGDPAQLGALLFTGYLLPFQVTGIILLIAVVGVAVLNQRGRAASAARRGTGVE, from the coding sequence ATGGATTTCGTCCTATTCTTCATAACGGCGGCAGTGGCCCTGATCGGGGCGATTGCCATGCTCGTGGCGCGGAACGCGGTGCACAGCGCCCTGTTCCTGCTACTGAACTTCGCGGCCATCGCTGTGCTCTTCCTGCTCCTCCAGTCGCCCTTCCTGTTCGCCATTCAGCTCACCGTCTACGCCGGGGCGATCATGGTGCTGTTCTTGTTTGTGGTAATGCTGCTGGGGGCCGAGCGGGTCGAGGACACGCCTGATCGCATCGCCTGGCAGCGCCCCCTGGCCCTGGCGCTGGGAGTGGCCCTCGTGGCCGTGGCGGTGGTCAGCGTGTTGCGCGGGGCCCGGGCAGCGCCGCCCGGCGGCGAGGCCGCGGCCGCCTTTGGCGACCCGGCCCAACTGGGGGCGCTGCTCTTCACCGGCTACCTGCTGCCCTTCCAGGTGACCGGCATCATCCTGCTGATCGCCGTGGTCGGGGTGGCGGTGCTGAACCAGCGCGGGCGCGCTGCTTCGGCGGCCAGGCGCGGGACCGGGGTCGAGTAA
- the nuoK gene encoding NADH-quinone oxidoreductase subunit NuoK, giving the protein MVPTSYYIILSATLFAIGVLGVLIRRNALVLFMSVELMLNAANLALVAFARERLSIDGQVLVFFVITVAAAEVAVGLALLVAIFRTKHTADVDEVSTLRG; this is encoded by the coding sequence ATGGTGCCCACCAGTTACTACATCATCCTCAGCGCGACGCTGTTCGCCATCGGCGTGCTCGGCGTACTGATCCGGCGCAACGCGCTGGTCCTCTTTATGTCGGTCGAATTGATGCTCAATGCGGCCAACCTGGCGCTGGTGGCCTTCGCCCGCGAACGCCTGAGCATTGACGGGCAGGTGCTGGTGTTCTTCGTGATCACCGTGGCCGCCGCCGAGGTCGCCGTGGGTCTGGCGCTGCTGGTGGCGATTTTCCGCACGAAGCATACCGCCGACGTTGACGAGGTCAGTACGCTCAGGGGTTGA
- the nuoL gene encoding NADH-quinone oxidoreductase subunit L, with translation MEWLIWLIPLLPFIGFLLNVFVIRRERPAGLVASGLVVASFIVAVIAIAALSGLPEEERRIMSVSWHWINTGDLRVPFGIMLDPLTAVMVLLVTGVGALIHVYSIGYMHGDPRVVRYFAYLNLFITMMLFLVMGNNMLMLFLGWEGVGLCSFLLIGFWFERAEASAAAVKAFVVNRIGDAAFILGMLAIYANFKTLNFYEVSVGGQVQPGFLERVPEIIGQTVGPTWQPIALTTLISFLLLIGATGKSAQFPLFVWLPDAMAGPTPVSALIHAATMVTGGVYMMTRNEALFAASPATQSWVLWIGVLTAFIAGTSAIAQWDIKRVLAYSTVSQLGFMVAACGMGAYVAAIFHLLTHGIFKALLFLGAGSVIHGTHETQDMRKMGGLRKAMPTTYWTYLVGAGALAGIVPLAGFWSKDEILAHALSHDHWPQLIVLFLTSLITAFYMGRQVALIFFGQQRDSHYHPHESGRVMTTPLILLALGAIIGGAINLPWGHWLTDWLKPVLHEEAGKFNLALALIATAGAVGMSYLGWWIYASNAAKIKVGGKDPAYRYTGDIWDGLEEAWYFDRLYQRVIVRPFQRLGAFLAGVFDPQGIDGLVLGVGALFGQAGEQVRRLQSGYVRTYALIFTAGVVLVLGFVLVFSR, from the coding sequence ATGGAATGGTTGATCTGGCTCATCCCGTTGCTGCCGTTCATCGGCTTTTTGCTGAACGTCTTCGTGATCCGGCGCGAGCGCCCCGCGGGGCTGGTGGCGAGCGGGCTGGTAGTGGCTTCCTTCATCGTCGCGGTGATCGCCATCGCCGCCCTATCCGGCCTGCCCGAAGAAGAGCGGCGCATCATGTCAGTGAGCTGGCACTGGATCAACACCGGCGACCTGCGGGTACCCTTCGGCATCATGCTCGACCCGCTCACCGCCGTCATGGTGCTGCTGGTGACCGGCGTGGGCGCGCTGATCCACGTTTACTCGATCGGCTACATGCACGGCGACCCGCGGGTGGTGCGCTACTTCGCCTACCTGAACCTCTTCATCACCATGATGCTGTTCCTGGTGATGGGGAACAACATGCTCATGCTCTTCCTGGGCTGGGAGGGGGTGGGCCTGTGCTCCTTCCTGCTGATCGGCTTCTGGTTCGAGCGCGCCGAGGCCTCCGCCGCCGCGGTGAAGGCCTTCGTGGTCAACCGTATCGGCGACGCGGCCTTTATTCTGGGCATGCTGGCGATCTACGCCAACTTTAAGACGCTCAATTTCTACGAGGTGAGCGTTGGGGGGCAGGTGCAGCCGGGCTTCCTGGAGCGCGTGCCGGAGATCATCGGGCAGACGGTTGGCCCGACCTGGCAGCCCATCGCCCTGACCACGCTCATCAGCTTCCTGCTGCTGATCGGCGCCACCGGCAAATCGGCGCAGTTCCCCCTGTTCGTCTGGCTGCCTGACGCCATGGCCGGCCCCACGCCCGTCTCGGCGCTCATCCACGCCGCTACCATGGTCACCGGCGGCGTGTACATGATGACGCGCAACGAAGCCCTCTTCGCCGCTTCGCCCGCCACCCAGAGCTGGGTGCTGTGGATCGGCGTGCTGACGGCCTTCATCGCCGGCACCTCGGCGATTGCCCAGTGGGACATCAAGCGCGTCCTGGCCTATTCGACCGTCTCGCAACTGGGCTTCATGGTGGCGGCGTGCGGCATGGGCGCCTACGTGGCGGCGATCTTCCACCTGCTGACTCACGGCATCTTCAAGGCGCTGCTCTTCCTCGGCGCCGGCTCGGTGATCCACGGCACCCACGAGACCCAGGATATGCGCAAGATGGGCGGGCTGCGCAAGGCCATGCCCACAACCTACTGGACCTACCTGGTCGGCGCGGGGGCGCTGGCGGGGATCGTTCCTCTGGCGGGCTTCTGGTCGAAGGACGAGATCCTGGCCCACGCCCTCAGCCACGACCACTGGCCGCAGTTGATCGTCCTCTTCCTCACCTCGCTGATCACCGCCTTCTACATGGGCCGGCAGGTGGCGCTGATCTTCTTCGGCCAGCAGCGCGACAGCCACTACCACCCCCACGAGAGCGGGCGGGTCATGACGACGCCGCTGATCCTCCTGGCGCTTGGCGCGATCATCGGCGGGGCGATCAACCTGCCCTGGGGCCACTGGCTCACCGACTGGCTCAAGCCGGTGCTGCACGAAGAGGCGGGCAAGTTCAATCTGGCCCTGGCGCTGATCGCCACTGCCGGCGCGGTGGGAATGAGCTACCTGGGCTGGTGGATCTATGCCAGCAACGCGGCGAAGATCAAGGTCGGCGGCAAAGACCCCGCCTACCGCTACACCGGCGACATCTGGGACGGGCTGGAAGAGGCCTGGTACTTTGACCGGCTCTACCAGCGGGTGATTGTGCGGCCCTTCCAGCGGCTGGGGGCCTTCCTCGCCGGCGTCTTCGACCCGCAGGGCATTGACGGGCTGGTACTGGGGGTTGGCGCCCTGTTCGGCCAGGCTGGCGAGCAGGTGCGGCGGTTACAGAGCGGGTATGTACGCACCTACGCGCTGATCTTCACCGCCGGGGTGGTGCTTGTGCTTGGATTTGTGCTGGTGTTCAGCCGTTAA